ACCAGACGCTCTTCATCAAGTGCTTTCTTTATATCATCTACATCGCGATGCTTCATCTCACGATAGCTTTGAAGTTCCAATATCTTCAGATCATTCTTGCCTCTGCTCTTGATCTTAAACAGTTCTTCATCAAGCAGACGCAATACATGCTGTATATCGGCCGTTCCTTCAGGGATCTTAAGTGCACTCATTGAAAGCGTCATGCGAACGACTTCGTTCTCTACAAGATAACGTTTTTCATTTATCGTATCAAAGATTCTTTGTGTAATCATATTCAGTGAATCACCCTTATTCATGATCACAAAAAATTCTGCCCCACCGATCCGAATAATCAATGCATCTTCAGGCAGAAGTGATGTAAGTGTCTGGACAAACTTTTTGAGTACTATATCACCCTTTTCATAACTTAGTGTTCTGTTGATCTCCTTGAATTCGTCAATATCGATCAATATAGCATTATACCGGTCAACAGGATTGCGGTTGAAGAACTCTTCCATGTAGAGTTTTGTTTTTGCAAAGGTCAATGGGTCGATAAGGATTTGTTTTCTGAACATATAGTACTTATATGTGACAATAATTAAAAAGAGAAAACTGGCTCCAAGAAATACTTGTATTAAAATGATCACACTGTGTAGAGGTGAATTGAAATCATCAATGTACTCTCCGTACCACTTAGAAAGATCAAGTACAAGTAGCGCTTCTGTTTTTCCATTCAGTACCACCGGATATAGTACAGAGAGCCAGACACCCTTGACATCATCTTTCTGCTTGATGATCTTTACTTGCTGTGTGCGGTAAACGTCATTAAAGAGCGTACTCCCCGGAAAGAAAGGGGTATTGTATTCCTCCTTATCCTTTTTTGAGCCGTCAAGTAAAAAACGGTAATGGTTTTTTTTGTCTTTTTTGAGTAAAAATATATATTGGTATTTTGGTATGATAAATGCCTCGAGCATCTCATTGAGCTCTTTTCTCAATGCGGGATCAGATGCAAGACGTTCTGAAAGATTCTTTCCGCCTCTTCGTATGATCCACTCAGCAATATTTTTTGCATAGACTTCTGTTTTGTGTATCTCTTGTTGCCGCAGCTTTTTAGTACTTTCAGTGACCATATACTGCATATAGGCAGCGAATATGATCATCAAGGTCAATAAAAGTGCAGTAGCCCTTGTTGTAATGAGATGGTTGAGTCTCATAAGCTCTCCACAATGAAAGGACGGTACTCTTGCGGCAGTTCAATATGATGTTCTTTCAATCTTGAATCAATGAAAAGAAGCTGCGAACGCCCTTTTTTCCAATATAGCGCTCCGATAATACCAGCGTGATCTTTCAGTAAATGATAGTCTGTAGCAAATACCAATATCTGCTTATTACGTTGCAATACATCATGAAGCCGTTCATATGCGTTTTCATTCGATACGATGATAATATCCGATGCCTCAGGTACATTGACAATTTTAATCTCATGTGATCTTGCAAAGATAGAGTGAAGTTCCGGATCAGCCGTATATATTTTGACGGTATCACTTCCTGCCAAACTTGTCAACAGCTCACGATACACTTGCAGTGTACTCTTCTTCTCCCAAGCATACAAATGACCATATAGCAAGCTTAAAAAGAGCAGTATTCTAATCAAAACAGGTACTCCAGTTCAATCGTAAAACGTCTGTCTATCGGTGTAACGGAGAGCGGTTCCATTATTGTAGGCGGCTGGGTGGTGACATCAAGCCGATATAGTTTTGTCTTTTTTGCCCTATTGAGTATATTGTCACCCTTTAACGTAATACTCAACTGTTCTGTCAGATTCCATGAAACAGTACTTGTCCAGTCAAGATAATTCTTCCAGTCCAAACTGTTTCTATGCCATACAAGTCCATTGTAAAAATCAAAATTTCCATAACTATTGAAGAAGCTGAAATATCCGCTGATGTCATCCAGGTTGTCCAGGTTAAAAATATTATTGTACCGTGCATAGTAAAGCTGTAAATTTAATTTATTGTCTCTGTCGAATGCATAATCATAATTCAAAATGGCTGTATAGTACTCTGTTTCCCCCGTATTGGCAATAAGTGAGTTCTTCAAAAGCCCATTCTCATCTTTCATCATATGTAAAATGAGACGTATTTGCTGATTCTTAGTATGAAAGGAGACCTCCTGAGTGAAACCAAGTGTGGTTTGTGCTTCCGCCGTTAAAGTCTGCTCAGGGTAAAAATAGCGCATCAAAGGTTCAAGTGCGACCTGTGTTCGGTAAAGATACGCTTTGTAGCCCCATTCATCACCCGTAAAGATATACCCTAATCTCAACTGAAGCAAGGAGTCATTTGTCACACCACCATTGCGTACAATATAGTTGTAGGAGAGCCCAGCACTCAACAATTGATCCTCGGTCAGCATATATTGGTCCTGAAAAAAGAGTGAACCGATTATTTCATGTGAAAAGTCAAAAGCATCTGTTCCCATATTTTCACTTTTTAAGGAGTCAAAAGACTTGTACCGTCCTTTTACACCTGCTGTAATATGGTGATTTTTAAAAACATCGTTATAGGTAAGATCAGCTGTATAAGTACTGTTTTTACTTTCTCCGATGAAAGTATTGTTTTGATTTACACCATTCCACCAGGCGAAAGGTTTGTCATCAATATAGTTCATATCGGTTTTTAACCAATCATACGATATCTGAGCATGCAATACGGAAGAAAGATCAATACCGTAATCCATGTGTAGATTCAAATAATTCGTATTGGACTCAATCGGTGTAGCATCCCAGCTGGGTCCGGCAAATGAATCTGTACGTTTATCCATGATCTGAAGATGAAAAATCTGTGTATCTGTTTTAATGTAGGAAAATATCTGTGTACGTTCAAAGTCACGACTCAAAGGGACCGGTGTACCGTTATCGACCTTCTCGCGTATCGCATTGGTATGCGAAAGATTGACCATGTATGAAAAGTTTTCTCTCTGCTCTCCATAACTGGCAGTCTGCATATTGTAGCCACGACTTCCCTGAATGAGACTTACTTTCCCGCCACTGTCACGCTTGGGGTCTTTGGAGTAAAGATAAATTGTCAAAAAAGCCGGCTCGACCGATGTTTCAAAAGAGGGTGTCAAATAATAAAACTCGATATGGTCTACAAAATCTATATTGACATCTCCGTAAAGTACCAGTCCGCTCCCAAGCCATCCCTGCGTAATCTCTACTCCGTCAATAAAAAGTCTGATAAAGTTGCTTCTGTACGGTTCAAAGCTTCCAGACGTAAGCGGATCGGGTAAGGCATACCGGTTCTCATGATAGTAGATAACTGGGGTGGTCTTGAAAACATCTTTCAGTGTTTTTGCATGCATTCTTTCAAGTTTTTCCCTGGTAAAAAGAACAAGATGCCCTTTATTCGCATCGATCGTTTTCTGGCTCAATGCATTTTGTCTGTCATACTCTTTAAGTAAGCTGTTGATATCCCCTGCCTCTGTAAATACAAAAAAAACAAAAGTTAACAGTATATATTTCAATGGCATTGTATTTCTTCCTTCAATATTCAACCTCCTTAAATACATGCATTTATTATATCCTTTCACTCATAAAATTTCCTTTTCAAAAGATTATAATATTTATTATTCTATACTAATACTTACTATTACACTTTGGAATATATCTTGATTTAACAGAGAGCAGCATGACGGAACCTTCTATTTTTCACCTTTTGACAGAAGTGTACTCGCTTCATCTTGCTGTGACCGAACAAGATATTGAGTCAGTAAAACAGGTACGTAAAGAAGCACTTTTGCCGGCATATCAGACCTATGCGGATATTGAAGATGAATCTGCTTTTCTCTATAACCGGGATGATGAACAGTCTTTTATCTATCTGCTTCAGCATAACGCTACCCAAAAATATGTGGGTACCATACGGGTTTTTTTTGTTAATGACGCCACACCCATCCAGAAGATCCCCATGCAGATATACGGTCATGTTAAAGAGATAGAGTCCTACGTAGCCGAACATCCCGTCTGTGAAGTTTCAAGACTTGCACTTTCCGGTTCTATCGAACCGTATGAAGGGCTTTCGGGATTGCGCTTGCGTACATACCTGACCGTAGGATTGATGTCGGCCATTGGTATTAATGCATTTCTCTACCCGTGCAATTCTATTTTTGCCATTATGGAGCCTGCACTGTACCGTATTTTAAAACGACAGGGGATTGATTTCGAACCGGTTGGTCCGGCAGTTGAGTATTATGGGAAGCGTATTCCTCACATGATCGGGAGAAAAGATTTGATCTTCGGGTCAAAAGAGATCCTCGGAGAGATCACTCTCCACTATCTTTCCAAACTTTGCCAAGATCCGGACAGGTTTTGGGCATTTGTTGACAGACATCCCTATCTCGACCGTTCCAACATGCATCTTTCAAAAATCTGTCAATGTTTTGAGAAAGCGACACAACCGGTCAGTATACCGTCACTCTATATAGGTACATAATTGCTTTATTTTCTGTCAACATGATCAAGGTTGGATTTGGGGTCTATGAAACATAATATCTGTGCAGATGTCTACAGTTGAGAGTTTCGGTACCAATGATACAAGTGATGAGTTATAGGGCGGAGATTGAAAACATGAAAGGTGCGTGAAATGCACCCTGCGAATCACTCTTCGATATAATTCTTGAGCTTTCTGCCCACTTTAGGGTGTTTGAGCTTTTTGATGGCTGAAGATTCAATCTGTCTGACACGTTCACGGGTGACATTGAGCTCTTTCCCGATCTCTTCAAGTGTTCTGTCGCTTTCATCCTCAAGCAGTCCGAAACGCATCCGGATGACGGCTTTTTCTCTTTCGTTAAGCTGATCGAGTACCTCGTCTATCTGGTTGTTCAGGTCATCTTTGAGTACGGAATCTGTCGGTGACAATGTTGTTTTATCCTCGATGAAGTCACCGAATCTTCCGTCATCCTCGTCCCCTACAGGTGTTTCAAGTGAAACAGGTTCTTTGGTGATTTTGATGACGTTCTTGACCTTGTCCACGGTCAGGCCAACTTCTTTGGCGATCGTTTCAAGATCGGGCTCTTTTCCTGTCTCCTGAAGATGCTTTCTGATGATCTTGTTAATGCGGTTGATCGTTTCAATCATATGGATAGGAATACGGATGGTCCTTGCCTGGTCAGCGATGGCACGGCTGATTGCCTGACGGATCCACCAGGTTGCATAGGTGGAGAATTTGTACCCTTTTTCATATTCGAACTTATCGACGGCTTTCATCAGGCCGATATTTCCCTCCTGAATGAGGTCGAGGAAAGGCAGACCTCTGTTCGTGTAGCGTTTAGCGATGGAGACGACCAGTCTGAGGTTTGATTTTGCCATACGTGTCTTGGCTACTTCGCTTTTGGCCTTACCCTGACGGATCTGCTCAAGAATGGCCTTGAGTTTCTCTTCACTCAGGTCGAATCCGCCTTTACTTGCCTCTCTGGTCTCAAAAAGTTTCTTGATCTCCACATAGGTACTGACCATAGTGGTCTCCGGTACGGCATCGATGATATCTTCTTTGTCCATATTGATAATATTGTCGAGTATTTTCTGGTGGTTTTCTCTGAGCGTATCGTTGAAGAGAGGGAGTTTGTACTCCAGACGTTTAAGCTCTTTGTCAAAACTGTCGTCACTTTTGAGTGCTGTCTCCATCGCCTTGACCAGTTCGTTGATCAGTTTGGATGTCGGCCCGAGATCAAGCAGTGCTCTTTTAAGCTGCTCTTTTTTAAAGGCAATCTTGAGTCTTTCGTGGGTGATCTTGACAGGATCGGTCTCTGTTTCCATGAATTTCTCAAGATCCTCGCGTGCTTTCATCCACTCTTTTTTGGCCTTTTCGAGTTTTTTGAAGCTCTCTACGACCTGCTTGACCCTTTTGTCATTCTTGGGTGCACCTGCTTCTCCGCTTTCACCTTCTGCAGCTTCGTCGTCTGCATCCCCTTTGTCATCTTCGAAACTTTTGAAAAGCTCTTTGACGCGTCTTTCCCGGTTGAGCAGGGGCTCTTTGTAGTTGAGGATATAGCCGATGAGGTAGGGTACGGAACAGATAGCATCGATGATGATGTCCTCTCCCTCCTCAATACGCTTGGAAAGGTCGACCTCTTCTTCTTTGGTCAGAAGAGGGATCTTGCCCATTTCACGCAGGTACATTCTGACCGGAGAGTCGGAGCGGCTCCATTCGAGAAGCTCTTTCTCTTTGTGCAGATCAAATTCATCTTCCTCTGATGAGCCTTTTTTACGGGCATCTTCTCTTCGTTTTTTCTCTTTTTCTATGAGGTAACTGGCATATTCGGAAGCGGAAATGATCTTGATCTTGTTCTCTTCGGCAAGCTTATAGATCTTCTTTGCCTGGGCAGCGGTAATCTGCTTGTTGAACTCTTTGGCGATATTCTCAAAAGTGACTACATCCCCTTTCTTTTTGGACTTTAATAATGTTTCCACGTTTTTCATACTGTCTTTTGCTGCCATGTTTGTCCTTGATTTTTCAGAAGATGAGGTTTAAAAATTAATTAAGGTGGATTATACCGAAATTTTCTTCATTTTTACCGTTAAATTTGTTAAATTTCAGTTTTTTGGCTATAATCGCGAAAATTTTTATGGAATTCAATTCCAGTTAAAGGATGAACTTTGCAAGGTAAAGTTTGGAAATTTGGTGACAATATCGATACGGATCTGATCATCGCAGCAAGATACTTGAATACGAGTGAGCCTGCAGAACTGGCTAAACACGTTATGGAAGATGCGGACCCTGAGTTCGTTTCCAAAATGCATGAAGGCGACATCATTGTAGCGGGTGAGAACTTCGGATGCGGTTCGAGCCGTGAACATGCGCCTATCGCGCTTAAAGCAGCTGGGATCAATGCCATCATCGCACCTACTTTCGCGCGTATCTTTTACAGAAACGCCTTCAATATGGGATTGCCTATCTTTGAACTTCCCGAAGCCGAAGAGATCAATGAAGGTGATGTGGTCAGGGTCGATATGGATGCAGGCGAGATCATCAATGTGACACAGGCAAAGACATATAAGTTCACCCCGATCCCCGACTTCATGCAGGAGTTGGTCAATGCCGGAGGGCTGATAGAATTTGCAAAACAGGAAATCCAGGAAGGAGCAAAGTAATGAAAACATATAAAATAGGTGTGATCAAAGGTGACGGGATCGGTCCGGAAATTGTAGATGAAGCGATCAAAGTACTCGACGCGGTCTCTGTAGCACAGGGATTCAACCTTAAATATGATGAAATGCTGCTTGGTGGTTCAGCCATTGATGAGACAGGCGTACCTCTTCCGGAAGAGACCATCCAGGGGGTCAAAAAATGCGACGCCGTACTTTTCGGTGCGATCGGCGGGCCAAAGTGGGACAATCTCGAGCGTCATTTGAGACCTGAAACAGGCCTTCTGGGACTCAGAAAAGAGATGGGAACCTTCGCCAACCTCAGGCCGGCAATGGTCTATGACGAACTGGTTAATGCTTCAAGCCTCAAGCCTGCCGTGATCCAGGGTGTGGACATCATGGTGGTACGTGAGCTTACAGGCGGTATCTACTTCGGGCAGCCAAGAGAGCTGCATGAGGACGAAGCGTTCAATACCATGATCTATACGAAAGAAGAGGTCAGACGTATCGCGGTCGTGGCATTTGATATCGCTATGAAGCGGGACAAACGTATCTGTTCCGTTGACAAAGCCAATGTGCTTGAAGTCAGCCAGTTCTGGAGAGAGATCGTCGAAGAAGTAGCCAAAGACTACCCAGAAGTGGAACTTTCCCATATGTATGTGGACAATGCCGCTATGCAGCTCATCCGTGACCCCAAACAGTTCGATGTGATTCTGACAGGAAATATCTTCGGTGACATCCTTTCTGATGCAGCCTCCATGCTTTCAGGTTCCATCGGGCTGCTTCCGAGCGCGAGTACCGGTAAAGGAGTAGGCTTGTTCGAGCCGATACATGGTTCTGCACCCGATATCGCAGGCCAGGGGATCGCAAACCCGCTTGCAACGATCTCGAGTGCCAGTATGATGCTGCGATATGCCCTGAATGAAACAGTTGCAGCAGACAGGATAGATGAGGCGATCAGAAAAGCACTTGCGGAAGGCTATAGAACAGGTGATATCGGTGACTACGATGCCAAAGAGATTTGTACATGTACAGAAATGGGTGATATTATCGCCGATTATGCGAGCCGATAAGATCTGATGGAAACTAAAGCACGCGTACTCATTGACTGTCACGATGCCAAAGGTCTGGTTTACAAGATCTCCAAAATCTTCTATGAGCGGGATCTGAATATTGACTCCAACCGCGAGTTCGTCGACAAAGAGAAAGAAAGATTCTTCATGCGTACCGTTGTCTCCGGGACGTTCGAGATAGATGAACTCGATGTGGCGCTCAGGGAAGTGGCACCCATAGATGCACATATTCGGGTGATCGCTCCCAAAGACAAGAAAGTAGTGCTTCTTGCAACGAAAGAATCCCATGCTCTGGGAGACATTCTTATTCGTAATGCAGCAGGCGAACTGGGTGCGAGTATCGAATGTGTCATTGCCAACCATGAGACACTTCGTGAGCTGGTAGAGCGCTTCAACATTCCTTTCTTCCATGTGCCTGCCGAAGGCCTGGTCAGGGAAGAGCATGAAGCCAGAATTATGGAAAAGATCGATGAGCATGACTTTGACTTCATTGTACTTGCCAAATACATGCGTATATTGACCCCTTCTTTCGTCGCGGCCTATCCGAAGCAGATCATCAACATCCACCATTCGTTCCTTCCTGCATTCATTGGGGCAAATCCCTACAAACAGGCGTATGAGCGAGGGGTGAAGATCATCGGTGCGACGGCACACTTTGTTACGAACGACCTGGATGAAGGACCGATCATCGCACAGGATGTTATTCCGGTGAACCACCGTTTTGACTGGAAAGAGATGCAGCGTGCCGGACGCGATGTGGAAAAAGTGGTCCTCTCCCGTGCACTCAACCTTGTGCTGCATGACCGTGTTTTCGTCAACGGAAACAAAACGATCATATTTTAAACCATGTTCAATATAGTACTGGTCGAACCCCAGATACCGCAGAATACCGGGACAATCGGACGTCTCTGTGTCAATCTTGGTGCAACACTGCATCTCATCAAACCTCTTGGGTTTGATATCGATGACAAAGCAGTCAAGCGTGCCGGTCTGGACTACTGGAAACATCTTGACCTGGTG
This DNA window, taken from Sulfurovum lithotrophicum, encodes the following:
- a CDS encoding bifunctional diguanylate cyclase/phosphodiesterase, which encodes MRLNHLITTRATALLLTLMIIFAAYMQYMVTESTKKLRQQEIHKTEVYAKNIAEWIIRRGGKNLSERLASDPALRKELNEMLEAFIIPKYQYIFLLKKDKKNHYRFLLDGSKKDKEEYNTPFFPGSTLFNDVYRTQQVKIIKQKDDVKGVWLSVLYPVVLNGKTEALLVLDLSKWYGEYIDDFNSPLHSVIILIQVFLGASFLFLIIVTYKYYMFRKQILIDPLTFAKTKLYMEEFFNRNPVDRYNAILIDIDEFKEINRTLSYEKGDIVLKKFVQTLTSLLPEDALIIRIGGAEFFVIMNKGDSLNMITQRIFDTINEKRYLVENEVVRMTLSMSALKIPEGTADIQHVLRLLDEELFKIKSRGKNDLKILELQSYREMKHRDVDDIKKALDEERLVCLYQPIYYAQSKKIAKFEALVRLVDKEDESFLIVPNNFIPIIRGTNYYIKMSKLVLRDVFRMLEKYENTEFSVNIDLDDLYNHDMMHMIMEYLYTHKELANRLTFEILEQNEIRDYDRVNFIFSQLKEHGSKIAIDDFGSGFANYSYLIRLNVDILKIDGSLIRELELNNVKAREVIGSIKILAEKFGYDLVAEYVSNQKIYDEVCKLDITFIQGYHLGMPKKLDAYI
- a CDS encoding 3-isopropylmalate dehydratase small subunit, coding for MQGKVWKFGDNIDTDLIIAARYLNTSEPAELAKHVMEDADPEFVSKMHEGDIIVAGENFGCGSSREHAPIALKAAGINAIIAPTFARIFYRNAFNMGLPIFELPEAEEINEGDVVRVDMDAGEIINVTQAKTYKFTPIPDFMQELVNAGGLIEFAKQEIQEGAK
- the leuB gene encoding 3-isopropylmalate dehydrogenase, translated to MKTYKIGVIKGDGIGPEIVDEAIKVLDAVSVAQGFNLKYDEMLLGGSAIDETGVPLPEETIQGVKKCDAVLFGAIGGPKWDNLERHLRPETGLLGLRKEMGTFANLRPAMVYDELVNASSLKPAVIQGVDIMVVRELTGGIYFGQPRELHEDEAFNTMIYTKEEVRRIAVVAFDIAMKRDKRICSVDKANVLEVSQFWREIVEEVAKDYPEVELSHMYVDNAAMQLIRDPKQFDVILTGNIFGDILSDAASMLSGSIGLLPSASTGKGVGLFEPIHGSAPDIAGQGIANPLATISSASMMLRYALNETVAADRIDEAIRKALAEGYRTGDIGDYDAKEICTCTEMGDIIADYASR
- the purU gene encoding formyltetrahydrofolate deformylase: METKARVLIDCHDAKGLVYKISKIFYERDLNIDSNREFVDKEKERFFMRTVVSGTFEIDELDVALREVAPIDAHIRVIAPKDKKVVLLATKESHALGDILIRNAAGELGASIECVIANHETLRELVERFNIPFFHVPAEGLVREEHEARIMEKIDEHDFDFIVLAKYMRILTPSFVAAYPKQIINIHHSFLPAFIGANPYKQAYERGVKIIGATAHFVTNDLDEGPIIAQDVIPVNHRFDWKEMQRAGRDVEKVVLSRALNLVLHDRVFVNGNKTIIF